In Musa acuminata AAA Group cultivar baxijiao chromosome BXJ2-8, Cavendish_Baxijiao_AAA, whole genome shotgun sequence, one genomic interval encodes:
- the LOC103994575 gene encoding inactive poly [ADP-ribose] polymerase RCD1 isoform X1, with amino-acid sequence MEQMNVKALDKGEKHDLKRKRDPALYFTDVGQGLVGCGDHLIPGQSSRRVSITKGCKTNLGCHPETHILKNYYNFTKSGLPKRVLAYENGEWKDFPENIVSLVQEDFRSKKAITEAGFRNQQLLLDYIYMICIVLETGLVKPIAWIDDHGKCFFPELRPECYVLHRYHHSDNDIQVYMNPDANRKHETNDHFEISISAAESSSSRPDDEAMSNVKRVKSEKNSASDCNIYVEVNEAVGENESGSALPSNVPASRICQAPASGCQVNRAVQEMLLQGLGKLIDAKDILGILRTPLRNDLGQVRFNLFQEQVEIAKKVRGNANVRYAWLASSKDAVEGMMLHGTLTRPEQKCLYGNGIHLAPANCSKICASYSDVDENGVIHLMLCRIIMGNAELIYPGSNQCQPSNENFDTGVDDLQKPTHYIIWDMNMYTHIYAEYIVTFKVTSKLKEWLVGKESKSNVSALTNSGSPHSLLQDKAFQPSLAFGNKAQAPVSRTMPRIPTSPWMPFSMLFAAISTKVPPEDMDLVHTQYDEFKKGKISRIDLVKKLRQIIGDKLLVSTIMRLQHKLPPMARREPPKCWSHNLPHES; translated from the exons ATGGAACAGATGAACGTAAAGGCATTGGATAAAGGTGAAAAACATGATCTCAAGAGGAAAAGAGATCCTGCCTTATACTTCACTGATGTTGGCCAAGGCCTGGTAGGATGTGGTGATCATCTTATTCCAGGCCAATCCTCTCGAAGGGTTTCCATCACAAAAGGCTGTAAAACTAACTTAGGCTGCCATCCAGAGACTCATATTCTCAAGAATTATTACAACTTCACAAAAAGTGGGTTGCCAAAACGTGTGCTGGCATATGAGAATGGTGAATGGAAAGATTTTCCTGAGAATATTGTGAGTTTGGTTCAGGAAGATTTTCGGTCAAAGAAAGCGATTACTGAGGCAGGTTTTCGAAATCAGCAATTGTTGTTAGACTACATTTACATGATTTGTATAGTCTTGGAAACAGGTTTGGTGAAGCCAATAGCTTGGATTGATGATCATGGAAAATGCTTCTTTCCAGAATTACGTCCTGAATGTTATGTATTGCATAGATACCATCACTCTGACAATGATATTCAGGTCTACATGAATCCTGATGCAAATAGGAAACATGAAACAAATGACCATTTTGAGATTTCCATTAGTGCAGCTGAAAGCTCAAGTTCACGACCTGATGATGAGGCTATGTCTAATGTCAAGAGGGTCAAGAGTGAAAAGAATTCTGCTAGTGATTGTAATATTTATGTTGAAGTCAATGAAGCAGTTGGAGAAAATGAGTCAGGTTCTGCATTACCTTCAAATGTCCCTGCTTCTAGAATTTGTCAAGCACCTGCAAGTGGTTGCCAAGTTAATAGAGCTGTGCAGGAAATGTTACTTCAAGGGTTGGGCAAACTCATTGATGCAAAAGACATTCTTGGAATCCTTAGGACCCCATTGAGAAATGATTTAGGTCAAGTTCGTTTTAACCTTTTCCAAGAGCAGGTCGAAATTGCTAAAAAGGTGCGTGGCAATGCAAATGTCCGTTACGCATGGCTTGCTTCATCAAAGGATGCAGTGGAAGGGATGATGTTGCATGGGACTCTGACAAGACCTGAGCAGAAATGCCTTTATGGCAATGGCATTCATCTCGCCCCTGCAAATTGTTCTAAAATCTG TGCTAGTTATTCTGATGTTGACGAAAATGGTGTCATACACCTAATGTTGTGCCGCATTATAATGGGAAACGCGGAACTCATTTACCCTGGGTCTAACCAGTGTCAACCTAGTAATGAGAACTTTGACACTGGTGTAGATGATCTTCAAAAGCCAACTCATTATATTATATGGGATATGAATATGTATACCCATATATATGCAGAATACATAGTGACTTTTAAGGTGACCTCCAAACTTAAAG AATGGCTGGTTGGGAAAGAAAGTAAATCTAATGTATCTGCCCTCACAAATTCTGGTTCACCTCACAGCTTATTACAG GATAAGGCTTTTCAGCCATCTCTGGCCTTTGGAAATAAAGCTCAGGCTCCTGTGTCCAGAACGATGCCAAGAATTCCAACCTCACCGTGGATGCCGTTTTCAATGTTATTTGCAGCAATTTCAACTAAAGTGCCTCCGGAGGACATGGACTTGGTTCACACTCAATATGATGAATTTAAG AAGGGAAAGATAAGCCGGATTGACCTGGTGAAGAAGTTAAGGCAGATAATTGGAGACAAACTATTGGTCTCTACTATAATGAGGCTGCAACACAAG TTACCCCCCATGGCTAGACGAGAGCCCCCAAAATGCTGGTCTCACAACTTGCCACACGAGTCTTGA
- the LOC103994575 gene encoding inactive poly [ADP-ribose] polymerase RCD1 isoform X2: MEQMNVKALDKGEKHDLKRKRDPALYFTDVGQGLVGCGDHLIPGQSSRRVSITKGCKTNLGCHPETHILKNYYNFTKSGLPKRVLAYENGEWKDFPENIVSLVQEDFRSKKAITEAGFRNQQLLLDYIYMICIVLETGLVKPIAWIDDHGKCFFPELRPECYVLHRYHHSDNDIQVYMNPDANRKHETNDHFEISISAAESSSSRPDDEAMSNVKRVKSEKNSASDCNIYVEVNEAVGENESGSALPSNVPASRICQAPASGCQVNRAVQEMLLQGLGKLIDAKDILGILRTPLRNDLGQVRFNLFQEQVEIAKKVRGNANVRYAWLASSKDAVEGMMLHGTLTRPEQKCLYGNGIHLAPANCSKICASYSDVDENGVIHLMLCRIIMGNAELIYPGSNQCQPSNENFDTGVDDLQKPTHYIIWDMNMYTHIYAEYIVTFKVTSKLKEWLVGKESKSNVSALTNSGSPHSLLQDKAFQPSLAFGNKAQAPVSRTMPRIPTSPWMPFSMLFAAISTKVPPEDMDLVHTQYDEFKKGKISRIDLVKKLRQIIGDKLLVSTIMRLQHKRVLLKLE, encoded by the exons ATGGAACAGATGAACGTAAAGGCATTGGATAAAGGTGAAAAACATGATCTCAAGAGGAAAAGAGATCCTGCCTTATACTTCACTGATGTTGGCCAAGGCCTGGTAGGATGTGGTGATCATCTTATTCCAGGCCAATCCTCTCGAAGGGTTTCCATCACAAAAGGCTGTAAAACTAACTTAGGCTGCCATCCAGAGACTCATATTCTCAAGAATTATTACAACTTCACAAAAAGTGGGTTGCCAAAACGTGTGCTGGCATATGAGAATGGTGAATGGAAAGATTTTCCTGAGAATATTGTGAGTTTGGTTCAGGAAGATTTTCGGTCAAAGAAAGCGATTACTGAGGCAGGTTTTCGAAATCAGCAATTGTTGTTAGACTACATTTACATGATTTGTATAGTCTTGGAAACAGGTTTGGTGAAGCCAATAGCTTGGATTGATGATCATGGAAAATGCTTCTTTCCAGAATTACGTCCTGAATGTTATGTATTGCATAGATACCATCACTCTGACAATGATATTCAGGTCTACATGAATCCTGATGCAAATAGGAAACATGAAACAAATGACCATTTTGAGATTTCCATTAGTGCAGCTGAAAGCTCAAGTTCACGACCTGATGATGAGGCTATGTCTAATGTCAAGAGGGTCAAGAGTGAAAAGAATTCTGCTAGTGATTGTAATATTTATGTTGAAGTCAATGAAGCAGTTGGAGAAAATGAGTCAGGTTCTGCATTACCTTCAAATGTCCCTGCTTCTAGAATTTGTCAAGCACCTGCAAGTGGTTGCCAAGTTAATAGAGCTGTGCAGGAAATGTTACTTCAAGGGTTGGGCAAACTCATTGATGCAAAAGACATTCTTGGAATCCTTAGGACCCCATTGAGAAATGATTTAGGTCAAGTTCGTTTTAACCTTTTCCAAGAGCAGGTCGAAATTGCTAAAAAGGTGCGTGGCAATGCAAATGTCCGTTACGCATGGCTTGCTTCATCAAAGGATGCAGTGGAAGGGATGATGTTGCATGGGACTCTGACAAGACCTGAGCAGAAATGCCTTTATGGCAATGGCATTCATCTCGCCCCTGCAAATTGTTCTAAAATCTG TGCTAGTTATTCTGATGTTGACGAAAATGGTGTCATACACCTAATGTTGTGCCGCATTATAATGGGAAACGCGGAACTCATTTACCCTGGGTCTAACCAGTGTCAACCTAGTAATGAGAACTTTGACACTGGTGTAGATGATCTTCAAAAGCCAACTCATTATATTATATGGGATATGAATATGTATACCCATATATATGCAGAATACATAGTGACTTTTAAGGTGACCTCCAAACTTAAAG AATGGCTGGTTGGGAAAGAAAGTAAATCTAATGTATCTGCCCTCACAAATTCTGGTTCACCTCACAGCTTATTACAG GATAAGGCTTTTCAGCCATCTCTGGCCTTTGGAAATAAAGCTCAGGCTCCTGTGTCCAGAACGATGCCAAGAATTCCAACCTCACCGTGGATGCCGTTTTCAATGTTATTTGCAGCAATTTCAACTAAAGTGCCTCCGGAGGACATGGACTTGGTTCACACTCAATATGATGAATTTAAG AAGGGAAAGATAAGCCGGATTGACCTGGTGAAGAAGTTAAGGCAGATAATTGGAGACAAACTATTGGTCTCTACTATAATGAGGCTGCAACACAAG AGAGTTCTGTTAAAACTTGAATAG